A genomic window from Tenebrio molitor chromosome X, icTenMoli1.1, whole genome shotgun sequence includes:
- the tgo gene encoding aryl hydrocarbon receptor nuclear translocator homolog isoform X13: protein MIQMSAVTHSVPGADPTKCIQKRRAGSIGSDEDDPSGSKYNRMEDDTIQDKERFASRENHCEIERRRRNKMTAYITELSDMVPTCSALARKPDKLTILRMAVAHMKALRGTGNTSTDGTYKPSFLTDQELKHLILEAADGFLFVISCDTGRVIYVSDSVAPVLNYSQSDWYGSCLYDNLHPEDVEKVREQLSTQEPQNTGRILDLKTGTVKKEGHQSSMRLCMGSRRGFICRMKVGNLAAENMAIGHLNRLKQRNSLGPGRDGQNYAVVHCTGYIKNWPPTGVQMERQSEDEIHTSHCCLVAIGRLQVTSTPNTSDLSGSNSTAEFISRHSMDGKFSFVDQRVIGLLGYSPPELLGKSCFEFFHPEDQTHMKDSFEQVLKLKGQVLSVMYRFRAKNREWVWLRTSAFAFLNPYTDDVEYIVCTNTTAKSLHSGQEGTTETEQVAYQQPGLDYSLQRRDAGLYSHMLPSAHIQNPQQTARPSSGQNVYSNYEPTASPIAYGSPQASASSSSAGVLGRLTKGSTTSPTPAAAAWTLRQAQPAPEGYQYNQPSPRSPGPTYTQLSGGSRAGTAPGPSYQWNTWQGGATQAADAGGPGSSGSGPPPQPQPQPHELSDMLQMLDQGGAASFEDLNMFNTTFE from the exons ATGATACAGATGTCAGCTGTTACACATTCGGTACCAG GTGCTGATCCCACGAAGTGTATCCAGAAGCGTAGAGCTGGAAGCATAGG GTCAGATGAAGACGACCCGAGCGGCAGTAAATATAACAGAATGGAAGACGACACTATACAGGACAAGGAAAGATTTGCAAG TAGGGAGAATCATTGCGAAATTGAACGCCGGAGGCGGAACAAGATGACGGCCTACATCACGGAGCTGTCCGACATGGTGCCCACCTGCAGCGCCCTTGCGAGGAAGCCGGACAAGCTCACGATACTCCGGATGGCCGTCGCTCACATGAAAGCCCTTCGAG GTACAGGTAATACCAGTACCGATGGGACGTACAAACCTTCGTTCCTGACGGACCAGGAGCTGAAGCATTTAATTTTGGAAGCTGCCGACGGATTTTTGTTCGTCATCAGTTGTGATACCGGACGCGTTATTTATGTCTCCGATTCTGTCGCTCCGGTTCTCAATTATTCGCAAAGCGACTGGTACGGTTCCTGCTTGTACGACAATCTCCATCCGGAGGATGTTGAAAAGGTGAGGGAGCAACTCTCCACGCAGGAACCACAAAACACCGGGAGGATCCTGGACCTGAAGACGGGAACGGTGAAGAAGGAGGGTCACCAGT CTTCCATGAGACTGTGCATGGGATCCCGGAGAGGTTTCATCTGTCGCATGAAAGTCGGGAATCTCGCTGCGGAAAACATGGCCATTGGGCATTTGAACAGGTTGAAGCAACGAAATAGCTTGGGTCCGGGAAGAGACGGACAAAACTACGCTGTGGTGCATTGTACGggatacataaaaaattggcCACCCACAG GGGTGCAAATGGAACGTCAGTCCGAAGACGAGATTCACACGTCGCATTGCTGCCTAGTTGCCATAGGTCGGCTCCAGGTGACCTCGACGCCCAACACTAGCGACCTCTCGGGGTCGAACAGCACCGCGGAATTCATTTCGCGACACTCGATGGACGGTAAATTTAGCTTCGTCGATCAACGAGTCATCGGATTGTTAGGTTATTCCCCGCCCGAACTCTTAGGGAAAAGTTGCTTCGAATTCTTTCATCCAGAGGATCAGACCCACATGAAGGACAGCTTCGAGCAAG TTTTAAAACTCAAGGGACAAGTGTTGTCAGTAATGTATAGATTCCGAGCCAAAAATAGGGAGTGGGTCTGGTTGCGCACCAGCGCTTTCGCGTTCTTGAACCCTTACACGGACGACGTGGAATACATTGTCTGCACAAACACGACGGCCAAGTCTCTGCACAGCGGACAAGAGGGCACCACCGAGACCGAGCAAGTGGCTTATCAGCAGCCAGGATTGGATTACAGTCTTCAGCGCAGAGACGCCGGGCTGTATTCGCACATGCTGCCCTCCGCGCACATACAAA ACCCGCAGCAGACGGCGCGGCCCAGCAGCGGCCAAAACGTCTACAGCAACTACGAGCCGACGGCCTCGCCGATAGCCTACGGGTCGCCGCAGGCGAGCGCCAGCAGCAGCAGCGCAGGTGTGTTGGGGCGGCTGACGAAGGGCAGCACCACGAGCCCGACACCGGCGGCAGCCGCGTGGACGCTGCGTCAAGCCCAGCCAGCCCCGGAGGGGTACCAGTACAACCAGCCCAGTCCGAGGTCCCCGGGCCCGACCTATACGCAGCTGAGCGGCGGCTCCAGAGCCGGGACGGCCCCGGGTCCGTCCTACCAGTGGAACACCTGGCAAGGGGGTGCGACACAGGCTGCGGACGCGGGCGGCCCGGGATCCAGCGGATCCGGACCGCCTCCGCAGCCACAGCCGCAACCGCACGAGCTGAGCGACATGCTCCAAATGCTAGACCAAGGCGGAGCAGCCTCGTTCGAGGATCTGAACATGTTCAATACCACCTTCGAGTGA
- the tgo gene encoding aryl hydrocarbon receptor nuclear translocator homolog isoform X7 translates to MYAYAGGGPPHYAPPPTYLQPHPPAHHPQVAPVPMGQEPPPVAHYSKRRRSDEDDPSGSKYNRMEDDTIQDKERFASRENHCEIERRRRNKMTAYITELSDMVPTCSALARKPDKLTILRMAVAHMKALRGTGNTSTDGTYKPSFLTDQELKHLILEAADGFLFVISCDTGRVIYVSDSVAPVLNYSQSDWYGSCLYDNLHPEDVEKVREQLSTQEPQNTGRILDLKTGTVKKEGHQSSMRLCMGSRRGFICRMKVGNLAAENMAIGHLNRLKQRNSLGPGRDGQNYAVVHCTGYIKNWPPTDMFAGVQMERQSEDEIHTSHCCLVAIGRLQVTSTPNTSDLSGSNSTAEFISRHSMDGKFSFVDQRVIGLLGYSPPELLGKSCFEFFHPEDQTHMKDSFEQVLKLKGQVLSVMYRFRAKNREWVWLRTSAFAFLNPYTDDVEYIVCTNTTAKSLHSGQEGTTETEQVAYQQPGLDYSLQRRDAGLYSHMLPSAHIQNPQQTARPSSGQNVYSNYEPTASPIAYGSPQASASSSSAGVLGRLTKGSTTSPTPAAAAWTLRQAQPAPEGYQYNQPSPRSPGPTYTQLSGGSRAGTAPGPSYQWNTWQGGATQAADAGGPGSSGSGPPPQPQPQPHELSDMLQMLDQGGAASFEDLNMFNTTFE, encoded by the exons ATGTACGCGTATGCCGGGGGCGGCCCCCCTCACTATGCGCCGCCCCCCACCTACCTCCAGCCCCATCCTCCGGCCCATCACCCCCAGGTCGCGCCCGTGCCCATGGGGCAGGAGCCGCCGCCGGTCGCACACTACTCCAAAAGGCGAAG GTCAGATGAAGACGACCCGAGCGGCAGTAAATATAACAGAATGGAAGACGACACTATACAGGACAAGGAAAGATTTGCAAG TAGGGAGAATCATTGCGAAATTGAACGCCGGAGGCGGAACAAGATGACGGCCTACATCACGGAGCTGTCCGACATGGTGCCCACCTGCAGCGCCCTTGCGAGGAAGCCGGACAAGCTCACGATACTCCGGATGGCCGTCGCTCACATGAAAGCCCTTCGAG GTACAGGTAATACCAGTACCGATGGGACGTACAAACCTTCGTTCCTGACGGACCAGGAGCTGAAGCATTTAATTTTGGAAGCTGCCGACGGATTTTTGTTCGTCATCAGTTGTGATACCGGACGCGTTATTTATGTCTCCGATTCTGTCGCTCCGGTTCTCAATTATTCGCAAAGCGACTGGTACGGTTCCTGCTTGTACGACAATCTCCATCCGGAGGATGTTGAAAAGGTGAGGGAGCAACTCTCCACGCAGGAACCACAAAACACCGGGAGGATCCTGGACCTGAAGACGGGAACGGTGAAGAAGGAGGGTCACCAGT CTTCCATGAGACTGTGCATGGGATCCCGGAGAGGTTTCATCTGTCGCATGAAAGTCGGGAATCTCGCTGCGGAAAACATGGCCATTGGGCATTTGAACAGGTTGAAGCAACGAAATAGCTTGGGTCCGGGAAGAGACGGACAAAACTACGCTGTGGTGCATTGTACGggatacataaaaaattggcCACCCACAG ATATGTTCGCAGGGGTGCAAATGGAACGTCAGTCCGAAGACGAGATTCACACGTCGCATTGCTGCCTAGTTGCCATAGGTCGGCTCCAGGTGACCTCGACGCCCAACACTAGCGACCTCTCGGGGTCGAACAGCACCGCGGAATTCATTTCGCGACACTCGATGGACGGTAAATTTAGCTTCGTCGATCAACGAGTCATCGGATTGTTAGGTTATTCCCCGCCCGAACTCTTAGGGAAAAGTTGCTTCGAATTCTTTCATCCAGAGGATCAGACCCACATGAAGGACAGCTTCGAGCAAG TTTTAAAACTCAAGGGACAAGTGTTGTCAGTAATGTATAGATTCCGAGCCAAAAATAGGGAGTGGGTCTGGTTGCGCACCAGCGCTTTCGCGTTCTTGAACCCTTACACGGACGACGTGGAATACATTGTCTGCACAAACACGACGGCCAAGTCTCTGCACAGCGGACAAGAGGGCACCACCGAGACCGAGCAAGTGGCTTATCAGCAGCCAGGATTGGATTACAGTCTTCAGCGCAGAGACGCCGGGCTGTATTCGCACATGCTGCCCTCCGCGCACATACAAA ACCCGCAGCAGACGGCGCGGCCCAGCAGCGGCCAAAACGTCTACAGCAACTACGAGCCGACGGCCTCGCCGATAGCCTACGGGTCGCCGCAGGCGAGCGCCAGCAGCAGCAGCGCAGGTGTGTTGGGGCGGCTGACGAAGGGCAGCACCACGAGCCCGACACCGGCGGCAGCCGCGTGGACGCTGCGTCAAGCCCAGCCAGCCCCGGAGGGGTACCAGTACAACCAGCCCAGTCCGAGGTCCCCGGGCCCGACCTATACGCAGCTGAGCGGCGGCTCCAGAGCCGGGACGGCCCCGGGTCCGTCCTACCAGTGGAACACCTGGCAAGGGGGTGCGACACAGGCTGCGGACGCGGGCGGCCCGGGATCCAGCGGATCCGGACCGCCTCCGCAGCCACAGCCGCAACCGCACGAGCTGAGCGACATGCTCCAAATGCTAGACCAAGGCGGAGCAGCCTCGTTCGAGGATCTGAACATGTTCAATACCACCTTCGAGTGA
- the tgo gene encoding aryl hydrocarbon receptor nuclear translocator homolog isoform X4, translated as MYAYAGGGPPHYAPPPTYLQPHPPAHHPQVAPVPMGQEPPPVAHYSKRRRSDEDDPSGSKYNRMEDDTIQDKERFASRENHCEIERRRRNKMTAYITELSDMVPTCSALARKPDKLTILRMAVAHMKALREVEFTKEKTTATCSLIYGDSIKNSGHLNGTGNTSTDGTYKPSFLTDQELKHLILEAADGFLFVISCDTGRVIYVSDSVAPVLNYSQSDWYGSCLYDNLHPEDVEKVREQLSTQEPQNTGRILDLKTGTVKKEGHQSSMRLCMGSRRGFICRMKVGNLAAENMAIGHLNRLKQRNSLGPGRDGQNYAVVHCTGYIKNWPPTGVQMERQSEDEIHTSHCCLVAIGRLQVTSTPNTSDLSGSNSTAEFISRHSMDGKFSFVDQRVIGLLGYSPPELLGKSCFEFFHPEDQTHMKDSFEQVLKLKGQVLSVMYRFRAKNREWVWLRTSAFAFLNPYTDDVEYIVCTNTTAKSLHSGQEGTTETEQVAYQQPGLDYSLQRRDAGLYSHMLPSAHIQNPQQTARPSSGQNVYSNYEPTASPIAYGSPQASASSSSAGVLGRLTKGSTTSPTPAAAAWTLRQAQPAPEGYQYNQPSPRSPGPTYTQLSGGSRAGTAPGPSYQWNTWQGGATQAADAGGPGSSGSGPPPQPQPQPHELSDMLQMLDQGGAASFEDLNMFNTTFE; from the exons ATGTACGCGTATGCCGGGGGCGGCCCCCCTCACTATGCGCCGCCCCCCACCTACCTCCAGCCCCATCCTCCGGCCCATCACCCCCAGGTCGCGCCCGTGCCCATGGGGCAGGAGCCGCCGCCGGTCGCACACTACTCCAAAAGGCGAAG GTCAGATGAAGACGACCCGAGCGGCAGTAAATATAACAGAATGGAAGACGACACTATACAGGACAAGGAAAGATTTGCAAG TAGGGAGAATCATTGCGAAATTGAACGCCGGAGGCGGAACAAGATGACGGCCTACATCACGGAGCTGTCCGACATGGTGCCCACCTGCAGCGCCCTTGCGAGGAAGCCGGACAAGCTCACGATACTCCGGATGGCCGTCGCTCACATGAAAGCCCTTCGAG AGGTGGAATTCACTAAAGAGAAGACGACAGCGACGTGTTCTTTGATCTACGGAGATTCCATTAAAAACTCTGGCCATTTAAACG GTACAGGTAATACCAGTACCGATGGGACGTACAAACCTTCGTTCCTGACGGACCAGGAGCTGAAGCATTTAATTTTGGAAGCTGCCGACGGATTTTTGTTCGTCATCAGTTGTGATACCGGACGCGTTATTTATGTCTCCGATTCTGTCGCTCCGGTTCTCAATTATTCGCAAAGCGACTGGTACGGTTCCTGCTTGTACGACAATCTCCATCCGGAGGATGTTGAAAAGGTGAGGGAGCAACTCTCCACGCAGGAACCACAAAACACCGGGAGGATCCTGGACCTGAAGACGGGAACGGTGAAGAAGGAGGGTCACCAGT CTTCCATGAGACTGTGCATGGGATCCCGGAGAGGTTTCATCTGTCGCATGAAAGTCGGGAATCTCGCTGCGGAAAACATGGCCATTGGGCATTTGAACAGGTTGAAGCAACGAAATAGCTTGGGTCCGGGAAGAGACGGACAAAACTACGCTGTGGTGCATTGTACGggatacataaaaaattggcCACCCACAG GGGTGCAAATGGAACGTCAGTCCGAAGACGAGATTCACACGTCGCATTGCTGCCTAGTTGCCATAGGTCGGCTCCAGGTGACCTCGACGCCCAACACTAGCGACCTCTCGGGGTCGAACAGCACCGCGGAATTCATTTCGCGACACTCGATGGACGGTAAATTTAGCTTCGTCGATCAACGAGTCATCGGATTGTTAGGTTATTCCCCGCCCGAACTCTTAGGGAAAAGTTGCTTCGAATTCTTTCATCCAGAGGATCAGACCCACATGAAGGACAGCTTCGAGCAAG TTTTAAAACTCAAGGGACAAGTGTTGTCAGTAATGTATAGATTCCGAGCCAAAAATAGGGAGTGGGTCTGGTTGCGCACCAGCGCTTTCGCGTTCTTGAACCCTTACACGGACGACGTGGAATACATTGTCTGCACAAACACGACGGCCAAGTCTCTGCACAGCGGACAAGAGGGCACCACCGAGACCGAGCAAGTGGCTTATCAGCAGCCAGGATTGGATTACAGTCTTCAGCGCAGAGACGCCGGGCTGTATTCGCACATGCTGCCCTCCGCGCACATACAAA ACCCGCAGCAGACGGCGCGGCCCAGCAGCGGCCAAAACGTCTACAGCAACTACGAGCCGACGGCCTCGCCGATAGCCTACGGGTCGCCGCAGGCGAGCGCCAGCAGCAGCAGCGCAGGTGTGTTGGGGCGGCTGACGAAGGGCAGCACCACGAGCCCGACACCGGCGGCAGCCGCGTGGACGCTGCGTCAAGCCCAGCCAGCCCCGGAGGGGTACCAGTACAACCAGCCCAGTCCGAGGTCCCCGGGCCCGACCTATACGCAGCTGAGCGGCGGCTCCAGAGCCGGGACGGCCCCGGGTCCGTCCTACCAGTGGAACACCTGGCAAGGGGGTGCGACACAGGCTGCGGACGCGGGCGGCCCGGGATCCAGCGGATCCGGACCGCCTCCGCAGCCACAGCCGCAACCGCACGAGCTGAGCGACATGCTCCAAATGCTAGACCAAGGCGGAGCAGCCTCGTTCGAGGATCTGAACATGTTCAATACCACCTTCGAGTGA
- the tgo gene encoding aryl hydrocarbon receptor nuclear translocator homolog isoform X8, with the protein MYAYAGGGPPHYAPPPTYLQPHPPAHHPQVAPVPMGQEPPPVAHYSKRRRSDEDDPSGSKYNRMEDDTIQDKERFARENHCEIERRRRNKMTAYITELSDMVPTCSALARKPDKLTILRMAVAHMKALRGTGNTSTDGTYKPSFLTDQELKHLILEAADGFLFVISCDTGRVIYVSDSVAPVLNYSQSDWYGSCLYDNLHPEDVEKVREQLSTQEPQNTGRILDLKTGTVKKEGHQSSMRLCMGSRRGFICRMKVGNLAAENMAIGHLNRLKQRNSLGPGRDGQNYAVVHCTGYIKNWPPTDMFAGVQMERQSEDEIHTSHCCLVAIGRLQVTSTPNTSDLSGSNSTAEFISRHSMDGKFSFVDQRVIGLLGYSPPELLGKSCFEFFHPEDQTHMKDSFEQVLKLKGQVLSVMYRFRAKNREWVWLRTSAFAFLNPYTDDVEYIVCTNTTAKSLHSGQEGTTETEQVAYQQPGLDYSLQRRDAGLYSHMLPSAHIQNPQQTARPSSGQNVYSNYEPTASPIAYGSPQASASSSSAGVLGRLTKGSTTSPTPAAAAWTLRQAQPAPEGYQYNQPSPRSPGPTYTQLSGGSRAGTAPGPSYQWNTWQGGATQAADAGGPGSSGSGPPPQPQPQPHELSDMLQMLDQGGAASFEDLNMFNTTFE; encoded by the exons ATGTACGCGTATGCCGGGGGCGGCCCCCCTCACTATGCGCCGCCCCCCACCTACCTCCAGCCCCATCCTCCGGCCCATCACCCCCAGGTCGCGCCCGTGCCCATGGGGCAGGAGCCGCCGCCGGTCGCACACTACTCCAAAAGGCGAAG GTCAGATGAAGACGACCCGAGCGGCAGTAAATATAACAGAATGGAAGACGACACTATACAGGACAAGGAAAGATTTGCAAG GGAGAATCATTGCGAAATTGAACGCCGGAGGCGGAACAAGATGACGGCCTACATCACGGAGCTGTCCGACATGGTGCCCACCTGCAGCGCCCTTGCGAGGAAGCCGGACAAGCTCACGATACTCCGGATGGCCGTCGCTCACATGAAAGCCCTTCGAG GTACAGGTAATACCAGTACCGATGGGACGTACAAACCTTCGTTCCTGACGGACCAGGAGCTGAAGCATTTAATTTTGGAAGCTGCCGACGGATTTTTGTTCGTCATCAGTTGTGATACCGGACGCGTTATTTATGTCTCCGATTCTGTCGCTCCGGTTCTCAATTATTCGCAAAGCGACTGGTACGGTTCCTGCTTGTACGACAATCTCCATCCGGAGGATGTTGAAAAGGTGAGGGAGCAACTCTCCACGCAGGAACCACAAAACACCGGGAGGATCCTGGACCTGAAGACGGGAACGGTGAAGAAGGAGGGTCACCAGT CTTCCATGAGACTGTGCATGGGATCCCGGAGAGGTTTCATCTGTCGCATGAAAGTCGGGAATCTCGCTGCGGAAAACATGGCCATTGGGCATTTGAACAGGTTGAAGCAACGAAATAGCTTGGGTCCGGGAAGAGACGGACAAAACTACGCTGTGGTGCATTGTACGggatacataaaaaattggcCACCCACAG ATATGTTCGCAGGGGTGCAAATGGAACGTCAGTCCGAAGACGAGATTCACACGTCGCATTGCTGCCTAGTTGCCATAGGTCGGCTCCAGGTGACCTCGACGCCCAACACTAGCGACCTCTCGGGGTCGAACAGCACCGCGGAATTCATTTCGCGACACTCGATGGACGGTAAATTTAGCTTCGTCGATCAACGAGTCATCGGATTGTTAGGTTATTCCCCGCCCGAACTCTTAGGGAAAAGTTGCTTCGAATTCTTTCATCCAGAGGATCAGACCCACATGAAGGACAGCTTCGAGCAAG TTTTAAAACTCAAGGGACAAGTGTTGTCAGTAATGTATAGATTCCGAGCCAAAAATAGGGAGTGGGTCTGGTTGCGCACCAGCGCTTTCGCGTTCTTGAACCCTTACACGGACGACGTGGAATACATTGTCTGCACAAACACGACGGCCAAGTCTCTGCACAGCGGACAAGAGGGCACCACCGAGACCGAGCAAGTGGCTTATCAGCAGCCAGGATTGGATTACAGTCTTCAGCGCAGAGACGCCGGGCTGTATTCGCACATGCTGCCCTCCGCGCACATACAAA ACCCGCAGCAGACGGCGCGGCCCAGCAGCGGCCAAAACGTCTACAGCAACTACGAGCCGACGGCCTCGCCGATAGCCTACGGGTCGCCGCAGGCGAGCGCCAGCAGCAGCAGCGCAGGTGTGTTGGGGCGGCTGACGAAGGGCAGCACCACGAGCCCGACACCGGCGGCAGCCGCGTGGACGCTGCGTCAAGCCCAGCCAGCCCCGGAGGGGTACCAGTACAACCAGCCCAGTCCGAGGTCCCCGGGCCCGACCTATACGCAGCTGAGCGGCGGCTCCAGAGCCGGGACGGCCCCGGGTCCGTCCTACCAGTGGAACACCTGGCAAGGGGGTGCGACACAGGCTGCGGACGCGGGCGGCCCGGGATCCAGCGGATCCGGACCGCCTCCGCAGCCACAGCCGCAACCGCACGAGCTGAGCGACATGCTCCAAATGCTAGACCAAGGCGGAGCAGCCTCGTTCGAGGATCTGAACATGTTCAATACCACCTTCGAGTGA
- the tgo gene encoding aryl hydrocarbon receptor nuclear translocator homolog isoform X11 — MIQMSAVTHSVPGADPTKCIQKRRAGSIGENHCEIERRRRNKMTAYITELSDMVPTCSALARKPDKLTILRMAVAHMKALREVEFTKEKTTATCSLIYGDSIKNSGHLNGTGNTSTDGTYKPSFLTDQELKHLILEAADGFLFVISCDTGRVIYVSDSVAPVLNYSQSDWYGSCLYDNLHPEDVEKVREQLSTQEPQNTGRILDLKTGTVKKEGHQSSMRLCMGSRRGFICRMKVGNLAAENMAIGHLNRLKQRNSLGPGRDGQNYAVVHCTGYIKNWPPTDMFAGVQMERQSEDEIHTSHCCLVAIGRLQVTSTPNTSDLSGSNSTAEFISRHSMDGKFSFVDQRVIGLLGYSPPELLGKSCFEFFHPEDQTHMKDSFEQVLKLKGQVLSVMYRFRAKNREWVWLRTSAFAFLNPYTDDVEYIVCTNTTAKSLHSGQEGTTETEQVAYQQPGLDYSLQRRDAGLYSHMLPSAHIQNPQQTARPSSGQNVYSNYEPTASPIAYGSPQASASSSSAGVLGRLTKGSTTSPTPAAAAWTLRQAQPAPEGYQYNQPSPRSPGPTYTQLSGGSRAGTAPGPSYQWNTWQGGATQAADAGGPGSSGSGPPPQPQPQPHELSDMLQMLDQGGAASFEDLNMFNTTFE, encoded by the exons ATGATACAGATGTCAGCTGTTACACATTCGGTACCAG GTGCTGATCCCACGAAGTGTATCCAGAAGCGTAGAGCTGGAAGCATAGG GGAGAATCATTGCGAAATTGAACGCCGGAGGCGGAACAAGATGACGGCCTACATCACGGAGCTGTCCGACATGGTGCCCACCTGCAGCGCCCTTGCGAGGAAGCCGGACAAGCTCACGATACTCCGGATGGCCGTCGCTCACATGAAAGCCCTTCGAG AGGTGGAATTCACTAAAGAGAAGACGACAGCGACGTGTTCTTTGATCTACGGAGATTCCATTAAAAACTCTGGCCATTTAAACG GTACAGGTAATACCAGTACCGATGGGACGTACAAACCTTCGTTCCTGACGGACCAGGAGCTGAAGCATTTAATTTTGGAAGCTGCCGACGGATTTTTGTTCGTCATCAGTTGTGATACCGGACGCGTTATTTATGTCTCCGATTCTGTCGCTCCGGTTCTCAATTATTCGCAAAGCGACTGGTACGGTTCCTGCTTGTACGACAATCTCCATCCGGAGGATGTTGAAAAGGTGAGGGAGCAACTCTCCACGCAGGAACCACAAAACACCGGGAGGATCCTGGACCTGAAGACGGGAACGGTGAAGAAGGAGGGTCACCAGT CTTCCATGAGACTGTGCATGGGATCCCGGAGAGGTTTCATCTGTCGCATGAAAGTCGGGAATCTCGCTGCGGAAAACATGGCCATTGGGCATTTGAACAGGTTGAAGCAACGAAATAGCTTGGGTCCGGGAAGAGACGGACAAAACTACGCTGTGGTGCATTGTACGggatacataaaaaattggcCACCCACAG ATATGTTCGCAGGGGTGCAAATGGAACGTCAGTCCGAAGACGAGATTCACACGTCGCATTGCTGCCTAGTTGCCATAGGTCGGCTCCAGGTGACCTCGACGCCCAACACTAGCGACCTCTCGGGGTCGAACAGCACCGCGGAATTCATTTCGCGACACTCGATGGACGGTAAATTTAGCTTCGTCGATCAACGAGTCATCGGATTGTTAGGTTATTCCCCGCCCGAACTCTTAGGGAAAAGTTGCTTCGAATTCTTTCATCCAGAGGATCAGACCCACATGAAGGACAGCTTCGAGCAAG TTTTAAAACTCAAGGGACAAGTGTTGTCAGTAATGTATAGATTCCGAGCCAAAAATAGGGAGTGGGTCTGGTTGCGCACCAGCGCTTTCGCGTTCTTGAACCCTTACACGGACGACGTGGAATACATTGTCTGCACAAACACGACGGCCAAGTCTCTGCACAGCGGACAAGAGGGCACCACCGAGACCGAGCAAGTGGCTTATCAGCAGCCAGGATTGGATTACAGTCTTCAGCGCAGAGACGCCGGGCTGTATTCGCACATGCTGCCCTCCGCGCACATACAAA ACCCGCAGCAGACGGCGCGGCCCAGCAGCGGCCAAAACGTCTACAGCAACTACGAGCCGACGGCCTCGCCGATAGCCTACGGGTCGCCGCAGGCGAGCGCCAGCAGCAGCAGCGCAGGTGTGTTGGGGCGGCTGACGAAGGGCAGCACCACGAGCCCGACACCGGCGGCAGCCGCGTGGACGCTGCGTCAAGCCCAGCCAGCCCCGGAGGGGTACCAGTACAACCAGCCCAGTCCGAGGTCCCCGGGCCCGACCTATACGCAGCTGAGCGGCGGCTCCAGAGCCGGGACGGCCCCGGGTCCGTCCTACCAGTGGAACACCTGGCAAGGGGGTGCGACACAGGCTGCGGACGCGGGCGGCCCGGGATCCAGCGGATCCGGACCGCCTCCGCAGCCACAGCCGCAACCGCACGAGCTGAGCGACATGCTCCAAATGCTAGACCAAGGCGGAGCAGCCTCGTTCGAGGATCTGAACATGTTCAATACCACCTTCGAGTGA